A section of the Jaculus jaculus isolate mJacJac1 chromosome 6, mJacJac1.mat.Y.cur, whole genome shotgun sequence genome encodes:
- the LOC101600179 gene encoding olfactory receptor 2AP1-like, whose protein sequence is MMGNQTTVTEFILLGLTRDAKLQAMLFLFLLLTYVLSIMGNSAIIVLTLLDYRLQTPMYFFLRNFAFLEISFTSVFVPKMLVNIGTGDKTISFAGCFTQYFFAILLGATEFYLLAAMSYDRYAAICRPLHYMTIMSPRLCTQLVLSAWLSGFVVVTIPHSMTLQLTFCASNIINHYCCDNTILLHLSCSDTHVIEVIQFVLAAVTLILTLVLVILSYANIIKTILRIPSAEQRRKAFSTCSSHLIVVSLSYGSCIFMYINPSVKDAESFNKRVAVLNTSVAPLLNPFIYTLRNKQVKIAFKDLLSKIVFSFSKKLKLHEY, encoded by the coding sequence ATGATGGGAAACCAGACAACAGTGACAGAATTTATTCTTCTTGGGTTGACAAGAGATGCCAAACTTCAAGCCATGTTGTTCCTTTTTCTGTTACTAACCTATGTCTTAAGTATCATGGGGAACTCTGCCATCATTGTCCTGACCCTGCTGGATTATCGCCTCCAGACGCCTATGTATTTCTTCCTCCGTAATTTTGCATTTTTGGAAATTTCTTTTACCTCTGTCTTTGTTCCCAAAATGCTAGTCAACATTGGAACTGGAGACAAGACTATCTCCTTTGCTGGTTGCTTCACTCAGTATTTTTTTGCAATTCTCCTGGGAGCGACTGAATTTTACCTCTTAGCGGCCATGTCCTATGACCGCTATGCAGCCATCTGCAGACCCCTGCACTACATGACAATCATGAGCCCAAGACTTTGCACTCAACTTGTCCTCAGTGCCTGGCTTTCTGGTTTTGTAGTTGTTACTATACCACACTCAATGACCCTTCAGCTGACTTTCTGTGCATCCAACATCATCAATCACTATTGCTGTGACAATACCATATTGCTGCATCTGTCCTGTTCAGACACACATGTCATAGAGGTGATTCAGTTCGTCCTCGCTGCAGTGACCCTGATCTTGACCTTGGTGCTGGTGATTCTGTCTTATGCAAACATCATCAAAACCATTCTGAGAATCCCCTCTGCTGAACAGAGGAGGAAAGCTTTCTCGACATGCTCTTCTCATTTGATAGTGGTCTCGCTTTCCTATGGAAGCTGCATCTTTATGTATATAAATCCTTCTGTTAAAGATGCAGAAAGTTTTAATAAGAGAGTGGCTGTTTTAAATACCTCTGTTGCCCCTCTACTAAACCCGTTCATCTATACTCTAAGGAACAAGCAAGTGAAAATAGCCTTTAAAGATTTGCTAAGTaagattgtgttttctttttcaaaaaaactgAAACTTCATGAGTACTGA
- the LOC101613385 gene encoding olfactory receptor 6C74, protein MKNHTSVTVFILLGLTDDPQLQVVIFLLLFFTYMLSIVGNLTIITLTLFDSHLKIPMYFFLRNFSFLEISFTTVCIPKFLVSMATGDKNISYNDCAAQLFFTILLGATEFFLLAAMSYDRYVAICKPLHYLTIMSSRVCNLLVFASWLSGFLIIFPPLLMGLQLDFCAANTVDHFFCDVSPILQLSCTRTDTIELIMLFSAILTLLVTLVLVVLSYTHIIRTILRIPSAQQRRKAFSTCSSHMVVVSISYGSCIFMYVKPSAKERVSLNKGIALLSTSVAPMLNPFIYTLRNKQVKDAFKHMTKKIEVFSKK, encoded by the coding sequence ATGAAAAACCACACATCAGTGACAGTCTTCATTCTTCTTGGATTGACAGATGACCCACAATTACAGGTGGtcatttttcttctactttttttcacATACATGCTGAGTATTGTGGGGAACCTAACTATCATCACTCTCACCCTCTTTGATTCTCATCTCAAGATACCCATGTATTTTTTCCTTCGGAATTTCTCATTTTTGGAAATCTCATTCACAACTGTCTGCATCCCCAAATTCCTTGTTAGTATGGCCACAGGTGATAAAAACATTTCTTATAATGATTGTGCAGCACAGCTGTTTTTCACTATTCTCTTGGGGGCAACTGAATTTTTTCTTCTGGCTGCCATGTCCTATgaccgctatgtggccatctgcaaACCCCTGCATTACCTGACCATCATGAGTAGCAGAGTCTGCAATCTGCTGGTCTTTGCTTCCTGGTTGTCTGGTTTCCTGATAATTTTCCCACCACTCCTTATGgggctccagcttgatttctgtgcAGCCAACACCGTTGACCACTTCTTCTGTGACGTCTCTCCTATTCTTCAACTCTCCTGCACACGAACAGACACTATCGAACTGATAATGCTTTTCTCTGCCATTTTGACTCTCCTGGTTACGCTGGTGCTGGTGGTCCTTTCCTACACACACATCATCAGGACCATTCTAAGAATCCCTTCTGCTCAGCAGAGGAGGAAAGCCTTTTCTACATGCTCATCACACATGGTTGTTGTATCCATTTCGTACGGCAGCTGCATCTTCATGTATGTGAAGCCCTCTGCCAAGGAAAGAGTGTCCTTAAATAAAGGCATAGCTCTGCTCAGTACATCTGTGGCACCCATGTTGAACCCTTTCATTTATACACTGCGGAACAAGCAAGTGAAAGATGCTTTCAAACACATGACAAAAAAGATTGAAGTTTTCTCAAAAAAGTGA